Below is a window of Alphaproteobacteria bacterium DNA.
GTAGATTTGAAAAATATTAAATGGTCAGACCACTAATTTAAAGGAGAGAGAAAATGGCTTACAGTCCTAAAGTGATTGATCACTATGAAAACCCGCGCAATGTTGGTGCGTTTGATAAAAGCGATGCCTCTATTGGAACTGGGTTAGTTGGCGCGCCTGCTTGTGGTGATGTTATGAAATTGCAAATTAAAGTGAATGAAGACGGCATTATTGAAGATGCAAAATTTAAAACCTTTGGGTGCGGTTCTGCTATTGCTTCCAGTTCTCTTGTTACAGAATGGATTAAAGGAAAAAGCTTGGCTGAGGCCCAAGCTATTCGCAATACAGAAGTTGCTCAAGCTTTAGCTCTGCCTCCCGTTAAAATTCACTGTTCAATTTTAGCAGAAGATGCTGTGAAAGCAGCCATTGCAGATTATCAGTCCAAGTCTGAAACCAGAAAATAAGCAGCAATATAAGAGAGAAATCATGACACGAGCCGCTCCTCTTACAATAACGGATTCCGCTTTTGAGCGCGTCAAGGCTTTATTAGCAGCTCGAGGAAAACCGTCTGTTGGTATCCGCATTAGCATTCGCACAAAAGGATGTTCGGGGCTATCTTACTCAATAGAATATGCCGACGAAAAAAATCCGTTAGATGAAATGATGGAACAAGAAGGAATCACGATTCTTATTGATCCCAAAGCAATCC
It encodes the following:
- the iscU gene encoding Fe-S cluster assembly scaffold IscU, which codes for MAYSPKVIDHYENPRNVGAFDKSDASIGTGLVGAPACGDVMKLQIKVNEDGIIEDAKFKTFGCGSAIASSSLVTEWIKGKSLAEAQAIRNTEVAQALALPPVKIHCSILAEDAVKAAIADYQSKSETRK
- a CDS encoding iron-sulfur cluster assembly accessory protein, which translates into the protein MTRAAPLTITDSAFERVKALLAARGKPSVGIRISIRTKGCSGLSYSIEYADEKNPLDEMMEQEGITILIDPKAILFILGTEMDYVEEKMQSGFVFRNPNEKGRCGCGKSFHV